The Macaca fascicularis isolate 582-1 chromosome 11, T2T-MFA8v1.1 genomic sequence GTGAGGAGACTCACACCCGCCCCCTTCCATCCTCAGGTGGAGCTGGACCTTCACCAGAAGCATGTGGTAAACTCTTGGGAAAcgcagaaagaagaaagaaaacaggtgtGGTATGCGGCTCAGGGAATAGCCCCGCATTCTGCTGTGCAGGACTGTTGACACCTTTGCATTCCTTTACCGTTTTCAGCGTCAGTGACTCCAGTTAAGGAGTATAGTATACTCTTTCTCAGTTTACTTGACACATGTGAAAACTGAACGTTTGCTCTTACACATACCAGAATCCTATGTGATAATTCCCAGGGCAGAATAAGGCCAGGTGACCAGGACTGGGAGGTGGCAAGTAGAGTATgcgtcttctttttttcttttggaggcagggtcttgctctgtcacccaggctggtgtgcagtggcgcaattcacagctcagtgcagcctcgaccagctgggctcaagcagtcctcctgactcggcttcctgagtagctaggaccacatgtgtgcaccactgtgcccagctaattttttagtttttgtagagatggggtcttgttctgttgcccaggctggtctggcctcctggccttttttttttttttgagacggagtcttgctctctcgcccaggctggagtgcagtggcgcaatcttggctcactgcaagctccgcctcccgggttcacgccattctcctgcctcagcctcccgagtagctgggactacaggcgcccgcccctgcgcccggctaattttttctatttttagtagagacggggtttcaccatggtctcgatctcctgaccttgtgatccgcccacctcggcctcccaaagtgctgggattacaggcgtgagccaccacgcccggccatggcCTCCTGGCCTTAAAAGattctcccacctgggcctctcaaagtgctgggattaaaggcgtgggCCACAGGGTCCAGCTAGAACATGTGTTTTTAAGGGCTTTTTTGTCGCTCTTTTGATGAAATTTGCATCATAAACTCGCAGCCCTGGCTTCCAGTAGCCCCTTTGGGGTTGAGCTTCCACACCTCCGTGCACTGGTCGCTTTGCTGCCTGGTTCATTTTAGAAAGTGTTTTGTTGAGTGGGGAGGAAACCCAACATTATCAAGCCCCTCCCTAACTTGGTCTCTGAGGGCATTGTCATTTGGGATTCAGGCAGGATCTGCCTGGGCCCTGTGGCCTGCAGAACGGCGGCAGGAAGCTGGGTTTTTGTTGGCTTACAGTACAGATACTGACCTCCTGTGTTCATTCGGTCCCTTGTAGCAAGAAGCCACCGCAGAGCAAGAGAACAAACGGTACGAAAATGAGTATGAAAGGGCCCGAAGGGAGGCGCTAGAACGGATGAAAGCCGAAGAGGAGAGGAGGCAGCTGGAGGACAAGCTCCAGGCCGAGGCACTGCTGCAGCAGATGGAGGAGCTGAAACtgaaggaggtggaggtgggcacaAGCCCCTCTCAGCCATGACCTCCTCCACAGCTGCTCGTTAGTGTGAGATGGGCACTTGAGGGGCTGCCCTGAGAAGAGCCATAGCAGGGCTGAGGTTCCGCAATGGGCAGCAGCAGCCAGCTTCTCCCGCTCCCACGCATCCCCTTCCGCCTCCTGCTTTCCCAGCCTCCACGCTTGCGTGCCTGGATTCCAGAACGTTAACAACACGGAGCCAGTAGCTGTTCTCTTAGAGGTGCTTAGCGGCCTGCTGTTGGAGAACCTTCTTAGAATCTGGATTTTCCAGTGCACTGAGTAGACACGATTTAGTCGGGTGGTCTGGCACCTGGCTCTCCATGGCGAGCAGGTTTCGGGTCTTGAGGCATTTTGGTCCAGGAGCTGTTTTTGGAGAACATGGTACAGTTTCCTTGAAAGAGTTAGATCTTTCTATTTAGATGAGGGAGGCCTATCTCCTGTGACCCCTCCCCTTGCCCAGGCCATGATTCAGGAACTACATTCTTAGTGCCTGCTACTTATTCTAGGTGCTGAGCACTGGGTTGGGAACTAGAGATAGAGCCTGACCAAGGCCCACAGTCCTGACCTCCTGGTGGGGGCTGTGTCAGGTGGAGGACAGTTGTTAAGTTACAGTAAGTGTGGACCAGTACAGGATCCTGTGGGAGTTTAGAGTTCGGTGCTCAGAAAGGCCCTTGCAGGAAATGGCTCAGATGAGAtgggatgagtgagtgagtggtgggAGGGGATCGTGACCACCTGCATGGCCAGGCCACCATTGTGTAGTGTCTGCGAGAAATGGAGATGGAGAATGAAGGAGGATCTGATTCCCACGATCTCAGATCTCAGTCGAGCTTACTCTCGTCATCACCACAGGCGACCAAACTAAAGAAGGAGCAAGAGAATCTGTTGAAGCAGCGGTGGGAGCTGGAGAGGCTGGAGGAAGAGCGGAAGCAGATGGAAGCCTTCCGGCAGAAGGCAGAGCTGGGGTGTGTGTCAGAGGCCCCCACTCTTCCCAGGCGGGTGGGCCTCTTGCTTTTTCAGACTTGCATTCGTGTTGCCGAAACCGTAAAGTAGGCAGCCTAGTCAGCAATTGTCTAACTACTATTTCATTCTTTCTGAGATACTGAAGGCAGCACACATTTGATTCTCCTTCAGGCGCTTCTTGAGACATCAGTATAACGCTCAACTCAACAGACGCACACAGCAGATCCAAGAGGAGTTGGTAAGTCTGAAGAGACAGCCTGACATCTTTCTTACCCTCTTTTGAAAAAAAGTCTTCCATTGCTTAGTATATGAGTGTATTCTCGTAAGAGTGAAAAGACAgtgaggggttgggggaaaggggagatgttggtcaaagggtacatcCCTCAGTTAGGAGATCCGGGAATAGTGTCCAGCATGTTGACCACAGCTGATGATACCttattgtattcttgaaatttgctaagagagttgaTCTTAAGTGTTGTCACCAGAAAAACCaactgtgagatgatggatatgttaattagcttgaccgTAAGGATCCTTTGCCAGCATAGATGGATAGATACagatatcaaaacatcaaattgttTTTCAGTAAACGTGTTACTTAACAGCACAACGCAAAGTGAGATCCCCCTTGACCAGTGCCTGCAATCTCTGTCTGTCCCCAGAGGTGTCTGTCTGGTGCACATCTTTCCAGATATATTTACATACAGAGAGGtggaggtttgtttttgtttttgtatttaaatctAATTGAGGTTGCATTCCTCAACATCTTCAATTAACACtaaatctctaatttttaaaaagattggccatgcgcggtgcctcacgcctgtaatcccagcactttgagaggccgaggcaggcggatcacctgaggtcaggagtttgaggccagcctgaacgacatggtgaaaccccatctctgctaaaaatacaaaaactagccggccatggccaggcgcggtggctcacgcctgtaatcccagcactttgggaggccgaggcaggcggatcacctgaggtcaggaggttgagaccagcctgaccaacacggtataaccccgtctctactaaaaaatacaagaattagccgggcgtggtggcaggcgccttaatcccagctacttgggaggcagaggcaggagaatcgtttgaacccgggaggcggaggttgcagtaagctaagatcgaGATATTGCACTCAAACCTgtgggacaagagtgagacttctctcaaaacaacaaaaactagccgggcatggtggtgcatgcctgtaatcccagctacttggggggttgaGACAGGataattatttgaacccaggaggtggaggttgcagtgagccgagttcgcaccactgtactcaggcctgggcaacagagtgagactctgtctcaaaaagaacaaacaaaaaaagatcattATACTTAGATTGAACCTGTTCTTTTCAAATAGCTCCTTCATATTCCTAAGTACTTTGATGAGCTCCCTTGCTGTGAGGGGGACAGACCCAAtatggggcacagtggctcagttGGTCCTGGTGTGCAGCTGTTTTTtgtggggtcttgctctgttgtccaggctggagtgcagtggcacaatcacggctcactgcagcctcgacctcccaggctcaaaccatcctcccatctcagcctctcgagtagctgggaccataggtgtgcatcaccatgctttgtagagatggggtcttgctacattgcccaggctggtcttttttttttttttttttttttttgagacggagtctcacgctgttgcccaggctggagtgcagtggcgcgatctcggctcactgcaagctccgcctcccgggttcccgccattctcctgcctcagcctcctgagtagctgggactacaggcgcccgccaccgcgcctggctaattttttgtatttttttagtagagacggggtttcactgtggtctcgatctcctgactttgtgatccgcccgcctcggcctccccaaagtgctgggattacaggcttgagccaccgcgcccggcccaggctggtcttgaagtcctaggcccaagtgatcatcccatctcagcctccaaaagtgctgggattgcaggcatgagccccgGTGCCCAGCCTCCTGCATTCTTTTAATGCTTCCATTATGTCTATGTGCATAGTAGCTAATTCCCCACCAAGGagcattttggttgtttctggtTTTTCCCTCTTATATAAAAGCTGCAACGAGTGTTTTGCACCTTTGTGTCACTGTGGTCTTTATTCTTACAAGTGGAATTTTTGCCAAGTTGTATTCCAAAAAGTTGCGCAACCAGGTGTGTCCGAGGGCACGTGGTGGTGGTGGAGTCTCCCTTTAGCCAGAGGGAAGCTCCTAGGCCTGTGTCTTGTCTGAACCACCCCTCGTGGTTATCCCCGTTctattccagaaataattcagCATCTTCCCATCTCTGTCTTGAGAACACTGTGTAGGATCACTAATGCCTGTgtagaaaggaaagggagggcaGGCCCCTCTGTAGGCTCTCACTGCAGAAGGGCTCTGTCCAGCCCAGCCACATGCCACCCTCTGCTTCCTCTAGGAGGCAGACAGGCGGATCCTGCAGGCCCTGCTTGAGAAGGAGGACGAGAGCCAGCGCCTCAACCTGGCCAGGCGGGAGCAAGCTGTGGCCGATGCGGCCTGGATGAAGCAGGCCATTGAGGAGCAGCTGCAACTGGAGCGGGCgcgggaggcagagctgcaggTGCTGCTGAGGTGAGTGGCGGCCACTGACTGGGCCAGACGCTCCTGGCCTAGACTCTGGTACCTTGAAATGCCCCATGGGTCACCTGTTACTAAAATATctattggctgggcatggaggctcacacctgtaatccccgtgctttgagaggccaaggcaggtggatcgcttgagcctaagagttcgagatcagcctgggcaacatggcaaaaccccagtatctaccaaaaatacacaaattggccaggcgtggttgttcatacctgtagtcccagctatttgggaggctaagtgggagaatcacttgagcccaggaggttgaggctcttaccagccatgattgcaccactgcacttcagcctgggtgacagagcgggactctgtctcaaaaaaaaaaagaaaaagaagaagaaatacctGTGTATGTTGTCCATCGTTCCCGAGGAGCACATCTTCATAATGGACCTGGCCTCTGGGGGTGTTTCCCTTGTATTATCTGAGGTGGAAATCATTAAGGTTTAGAGTAACGATATGTTCATCTGAAATCTGAGAGGTTTGGAAggaaattctttgtttttgttttttgtttttctgagatggagttttgctctgtcacccaggctggagtgcagtggtgtgatcttggctcactgcaacctctgccttctgggttcaagcaattctctgcctcagcctcccgagtagctgggattacacgtgcccgccaccacacccgggtaatttttgcatttttagtagagacggggtttcaccatcttggccaggctggtcttgaactcctgaccttgtgatccgcccaccttgtgtaaacccgaaatgctgggattataggcatgagccatcatgcccagccagaagGAAGTTCTTATAGAGATGTTGAATGCTGCTTACATATATAAAACTGAGTTTGGGTCCTAAAGATTAAATTAGTAGATTGAAATCATCGAATAGTAAGTAGCATACATTGAGCACTTACTGCATGCTGGACATTGTGCCAAGTGCTTTATAGGCCTCATCTTACTGAGTCCTGACTTCCAGCCAAGTGGTGGCTTGTGAGACACGGAGACTCGAAGAGGGCACTTGGTCCAGGGTGAGCTATCAATGACACAGGCGCGTGGTGGCAGGGCTCAGGCCCAGGCAGCGCCCTGCTTCTCTCCAGGTCCTGATGGTTTCATTCGTCTCTGTGTTAAACAGCCACGGTGTAAGTCGCCCCAGTTGCTTTTTATAAGGAGATGGGGGTATTAAAAAGGTAACTTGAAATACTTCCAACACgggggctcacacttgtaatcccagcgctttgggaggccaaggcaggtagatcacttgaggtcaggagttcaagaccagcctgaccaacatggtgaaaccccatctctgctaaaaatacaataattagccggccatggtgatgcatgcctgtaatcccagctgctcaggaggctgagggactagaatcacttgaacctgggaggtggaggttgcagtgggcctagattcgcaccactgcactctagcttgggcaacagagtgagacccatctcaaaaataaaaaaataaaaaactttcaaCAGTACTTTCCATGGATGCTGTCCTTAATTGTAATCTTTTCAAAGTGTGTGCGGATGTTTATCTGCAGGGTGGCCCTGCAGCAGCCATGTGCCCTGCAGCCCTGTCTGTTCTGTAGCTCACTTCCTGCCAGGGCGGGGAGGAGCCTGCTGTCGTCCGTTTTGTGTTTGTCCAGGGAGGAGGCCAAGGAGATGTGggaaaagagagaggcagagtggGCCCGAGAGCGCAGCGCACGGGACAAACTGATGAGCGAGGTAATCCCAGCTGCGGCGATGTGGACCGGCTACTGGGTCCTGGGCAGGTGTCTGGAAGTCCATGGTCAGTCACCCTGCCAGATGCTCTGGGAACAGTCTTCTCTGGTCATTTTAAGTGGgctttaaaaatcattgaaaaagTAATATGAGTTTAGTAGAAAAGAATTCAGAAGTACAGAGAATAGGAATGGAAAAAAGTACCCCAGAGCCCATCCTGTACGCAGCCATAGCTGCTTCGTCCATCTGCTCTTCTGTTTCTATGCCTGACCTTTTTCTACATGTATTTCTTACCGTCTTGTGCTATTTGGCTTCAAGCATTGTGACATGCTGTTACATCTTTATAAACACCACGTCGGGGCTATATGGCGGACTGTCCTCTGTCACCCGCTGTCTTTCCATTCCCTCTTATGGGTGTGCTGTGTTTTTCTGATTGGAAGCTGTTCTGAGAAACGCTGCCAAGAGCCTCTTGGTGCCTGAGGCTCTTCCCACGCGTTTCCCCGCTCTGGGTAGACGACGGCCGTGAACTGGAGGACGTAACTGCTCTCCTGGTCAGTGTGTACACTGTGTGTGGAAGACACACCCCAACCGCAGGAAATCTGGGAGAAGAGAGTGTGTCATCCATGGGCTGAAAGCTGTTGTAAAGTGGTTTTGAATGAGAACCTCTATGTCGTGTCTGGTAGTATGCTGTATTTTGGAATCCACAGGAAATCGGGTCCTGATTGGTGATGTTTTGCTCTTGTAAATACTAAGAATTTTCCAGTGCCTTTTGATTTTCCTCCTGATGGCGGCCACTTTCTGTCCCCCCAGCCCTGCAGCGTCACTGTGGAGAGTGTCAGGTGGCTTCTTGCTCCTGactgtggcctgggctggagttGAGGCGTCACACAGCTCTGGGGCCAGGTCTCAAACACAGCGGGTTCAAAAGGTTAGAGGATCACTGCAGCTCCGCCTCTGGTCATCTGTGCGGCTTGTGGCTCTCTTGTTTTTGGAACCCTCTGAGAGGAGGGAGACTCACCTTGTTGCTGCAAGGTTTCTGTGTCCCTGGGGAGAGCGCTCCATCCCCGTCTCCTCTGATTTCTTGGCACTCAGCTGTCTCTCCATAATACACAGTCTGGatacattttgtgtgtgttggggtgcaAGGGAGGGAAATGCGTCTTGTATACTGGCAGGCGTGGCCGACATGAGAGCAAATCCTGTAGTCTGGCTCTGCCTCTGTCTGTGTACTTGGGCCTGAGGCCCAGGGATGAGGCTGGGCCTTGCTGTAGCTGCAGCCTGTCCAAGGCTTGTGGAACCAGGATCTGTTAGGGTCAACCTCAAAGCTGCCCTTTTCTTTCTGCCAACCTCAAAGCTGCCCTTTTCTTTCTGCCGAGGTTAGGTTCTGACAGGGAGGCAACAGCAAATACAAGAGAAGATTGAACAGAACCGACGGGCACAAGAGGAATCCCTGAAACACAGGGAGCAACTTATTCAAAATCTCGAGGAGGCGAGAAAGTCAGCTCGTCGCGAGAAAGAGGAGAGTGAAGAACTGAAATCGGCCAGGAAGCAGGAGCTGGAAGCCCAGGTGGGGCTGAGCCCGAGGGCAGGAGGCAGTGGGCCTGCTGTGGGTCTCGCATCATCCTGGGACAGGGTTCAGAGGCCCTGGACTGCCTGGCAGGGCTTGCGTGCATTTGAGAACACAGTGCCCCCCTTTCCATCCCAGCTGCAGTCCTCATCCTCGTGACTGGGGCTTCTTTCCCTCCATATCCTCCATGTCGTATGGGTGAGGCCGGCACTGCTGTCTGTTCTTTTTACTCTGTCTGCTTCTGCAAATAGTTGGCTTCCTGGGGGCCACAGTTCTCTCTTCATTTCAGTCCTTGATACATAAGACAGAACAGTCGTCCAAACACCTGGCCACATGCCGAGCTTTTCATGAGTTACGTGCCACGCGTATAGCCTCCAGCTTTCCACAAGGTACACGCTACACATACAGCCTCTCCAGCTTTGCACGAGGTACACGCCACGCATATAGCTTTTCTAGCTTTCTACAAGGTACATGCCATGCGTACAGCCTTTCAAGTCCCGTGTGCTCCCGTCTGTTCCTTGGCACCTGCATTGCTATTGCTCAGCTGGATTCTCCAGTCTGGGTAGGACCGCGGGCTTACCCTCCTCATCAGAGGCAGGGCTCTGCCCTGTGGGCCTTGTCTCGGGGGTGACTTTGCTCTTGGCATCCAGGTTGCAGAACGTCAGCTGCAGGCATGGGAAGCAGaccagcaggaggaggaggaggaggaggaggcccgGCGGGTCGAGCAGCTCTCAGATGCCCTGCTGCAGCAGGAGGCAAAGACTATGGCCAAGCAGGGCTACCGGCCCAAGGTAGGAAGTCTGCCAGCAGACAGGCCAACACCGGCAAGACAGACTCTGCCCAGCGCCTGCTCCCCTAAGCCTGCTCATCGCCCTGCCATGACTCTGCTCTCTGGCCATCTGGGTTATTCCTTGTTCCTCTTCTCTTGTATTCCTCTTTCCCCTGACCAGCAGGGAGCCCTGACGCAGGGGCTGTTCCAGTCCTTGGTTGGGCCTCAAACCTTGAAGTGATTTTGCTCTGGCCTCTGCCTACTAAGCTGCATGCCTGTCCACCCTCTTTGGGCAATCTAAGAAGAGCTGTGGCCACAGCTGCTGAGAGGGGTCAGAGCAGTAGGTCTAGGCTCCAGCTGCTGAGACAGCGAAGCCGGGTGAACAGGAGACCAGccccccctcctcccttccctccttaccgccctcctcccctccctccctaccgccctcctcccctccctccctccctcttgtgGGTGTCCTCCTACTCCCCTCCCCTCTGTGAgtgtcctcctcctcccctcctgtgggtgtcctcctcctcccctcccctccctccctcctgtgggtgtcctcccctcccctccctgccgtGTGTGTATCTGTTTCTCTGCCTCTCAGTGTCTTTGTTCCTGGACCTCTCTGCACGGCACCGTGGGGagcacagagaagcaaatgctgccTCCCCTGCCCTGAGGAAGCTGATGACTGAAGCACCCCCGCTGTTGGTTGTCCCCTCTGCCCTCCTTTACCCGGGGCCACCCTGACTTCCTGGTGCCTGGAGTGCATTCCCCAGGACACATGCTGCAGAATGAGGGCTGGCTCCCTCGTGGTCCGATGACACTGGGAAACGGAGTGAAACAGAATTAGAGCAGGTGTTCGCCATAGGCCACTTGCCCTCATACACTGACTCTCACAGGCACAGGGAACAGCATTTTCTAAACCCACTTGGCCATGGATCAGTGAGAGTGTCGGGGTCAGGTTTCACAGGTCACATGTGAAAGTGTTTCTTAGGGCTAGTACTCAAAACTAAAAAGTTATCAAGTGCCTCATTTATGGCTTAGGGTCAGACTTTTTCAGCTGGAAATGAAACAGCTGTTTATATTGTTCTTTTAGCTTGTAGTTAAAACAAGGCTAATTCCTCATGCTCCAGATACTGCTGATCTGATCactcttatgttttctttcttttctcagccTTATGGACA encodes the following:
- the TCHP gene encoding trichoplein keratin filament-binding protein → MALPTLPSYWYSQQHLNQQLARQREQEARLRQQWEQNSRYFRMSDICSSKQAEWSSKTSYQRSMHAYQREKMKEEKRKSLEARREKLRQLMREEQDLLARELEELRLSMNLHERRIREQHGKLKSAREEQRKLIAEQLLYEHWKKNNPKLREVELDLHQKHVVNSWETQKEERKQQEATAEQENKRYENEYERARREALERMKAEEERRQLEDKLQAEALLQQMEELKLKEVEATKLKKEQENLLKQRWELERLEEERKQMEAFRQKAELGRFLRHQYNAQLNRRTQQIQEELEADRRILQALLEKEDESQRLNLARREQAVADAAWMKQAIEEQLQLERAREAELQVLLREEAKEMWEKREAEWARERSARDKLMSEVLTGRQQQIQEKIEQNRRAQEESLKHREQLIQNLEEARKSARREKEESEELKSARKQELEAQVAERQLQAWEADQQEEEEEEEARRVEQLSDALLQQEAKTMAKQGYRPKPYGHPKIAWN